The Sediminicola sp. YIK13 genomic sequence GCCATTACCCTCAAGGATCTCAACAAATTGGAAATTGGGGATTACGTAACCCATATAGACCATGGTATTGGGAAATTCGGAGGCCTACAGAAAATTGATGTTGAAGGCAAAAAGCAAGAGGCCATTAAACTGGTTTACGGAGAGCGGGATATCCTTTATGTGAGTATCCATTCCCTTCACAAAATTTCAAAGTTCAATGGCAAAGACGGCAAGGAACCCAAAATTTACAAATTGGGATCTGGGGCCTGGAAGAAGGTAAAGGAAAAGGCAAAATCACGCGTAAAACAAATCGCCTTCAACCTCATTAAAATTTATGCAAAGCGAAGGCTGGAAAAAGGATTTCAATATGCCCCGGACAGTTATCTACAGCACGAATTGGAAGCCTCGTTTATTTACGAGGACACCCCTGATCAGAGCAAATCTACAGAGGATATTAAAAGAGATATGGAAAGCGAACGTCCAATGGACCGCTTGGTATGCGGAGATGTAGGGTTTGGCAAAACAGAAGTGGCCATACGTGCCGCCTTTAAAGCGGTGGACAATGGCAAACAGGTCGCTGTACTGGTTCCTACCACCATTCTGGCATTTCAACATTTTAAGACCTTTAATGAACGATTAAAGGAAATGCCAGTAACTGTAGAATATCTGAACAGGTTCCGAACGGCAAAAGAAAAGAAAGACACCCTGGAACGGTTGGGGGAAGGGAAAGTGGATATTATCATAGGCACCCACCAATTGGTAAACAAAAAGGTACAGTTTAAAGATCTGGGTCTATTAATAGTTGATGAAGAACAAAAATTTGGAGTTGCCGTAAAGGACAAGCTTAAGTCCATCAAGGAAAATGTGGATGTGCTTACCCTTACAGCCACACCTATCCCTAGGACCCTACAGTTCAGTTTGATGGCGGCCAGGGATCTCTCGGTCATAAATACGGCTCCACCCAACAGATATCCAATAGAAAGTGAGGTCATCCGCTTTAATGAAGAAACGATTAGGGATGCGATCAGTTATGAGATACAACGAGGCGGACAAGTATTTTTCATTCATAACCGAATAGAGAACATCAAGGAAGTAGCTGGTATGATACAACGTCTGGTCCCAGATGCCAAAATTGGTATTGGCCATGGGCAATTGGACGGTAAAAAGTTGGAATCACTTATGCTGGCCTTTATGAACAATGAATTTGATGTACTTGTTTCCACAACCATTGTAGAAAGTGGGTTGGATGTATCCAATGCGAATACCATCTTCATTAATAACGCCAATAATTTTGGTTTGAGCGACCTGCATCAAATGCGAGGACGTGTGGGCCGAAGCAATAAAAAGGCCTTTTGTTATTTCATTACCCCTCCTTATGATGTGATGACAAATGATGCCCGTAAGCGCATCCAGGCGTTGGAACAATTCACCGATCTGGGCAGTGGTTTTAATATTGCCATGAAAGATTTGGAGATCAGGGGTGCCGGAGACCTTTTGGGAGGGGAACAAAGTGGATTTATCAATGATATTGGATTTGATGCTTACCAAAAAATCCTGAACGAAGCCATTGAGGAGCTGAAAGAAAACGAGTTTAAGGATTTGTATGAAGAAATCGGTGGAAACGCCAGGGAAAAAGTCTTTGTGAAAGACACCCAGATAGATGCCGATTTTGAGCTTCTTTTTCCAGATGACTATATCAATAACGTAACTGAACGTTTAAATCTATACACGGAGCTAAACGAAATAAAAGATGAAGCTGGACTCCATAAATTCGAAACTGAACTTGTAGACCGTTTTGGGGAGTTGCCCTCACAGGCCGAAGACCTTTTGAACTCCGTACGTATCAAATGGATTGCCAATAGTATAGGCCTTGAAAAAGTGGTCCTAAAACAGGGCAAGATGATCGGGTATTTTATTTCTGACCAGCAGTCGGCCTTTTACCGAAGCACCTCCTTTACCCAAGTACTTCAATTTGTGCAGACAAATGCCCATTTGTGCAAAATAAAGGAAAAACAAACCCGTGGCGGTCTTCGTCTATTGTTGGTTTTTGAAAATATAAAGTCCTTGGACAAAGCATTAAAAGCATTTCAACCTTTTGCAAAAACACCGGAACCTGTTTCCTAAAAACATCGAAGAATGTTGATATATAACACCTATTTCTTGGAACAGTTTTTGAACATTACAATATATGTATAAATCACTTCTATTTTTCTTTTTAATCGCAGGTACAAGCTTATGTGCCCAACATACCATTTCCGGTCCATTTTCACCTTCTGCAGATTTTAAATGGGTAATGGCCTATCAATTAAAACCTAGCAGCCAAGAATATGTGACAGCAGGTCCCGTAAAAAATGGAAATTTGGAGTTGGTAATGCCAAAAACGGCCGAAGCAGGTTTGTATAGAATGGTCTATGCCATACCTACTGATGAATTTTATTTTGATGTGATCTATAGCGGGAAGGAAGATATCCAACTTGCGTTTAATACCTCCAATGGAGTGTCCTTTACATCCTCCGAAGAAAATGGCACCTATCTGGCCTATCTTAAGGAGATAAATGCGGCAGAAAAAAAATTGGCTGATTATTATGCCAATGGACAAAAAGAAAAGGCAAAATTTAATGCGATCGTAAATGATTTAGAACAAACACAATATTCCTTTGAAACTAAATCCGAAGGGATGATCGCCCACAACTTTATCAAAGCCAATAGGCCATACATTCCATTACAACAGGAATCCCCCGAACAATATGAACTATCGAAAAAAGAACACTTTTTTGATGAATTGGATTTTAATAACCCAATCCTGCAAAGTTCAGGTTTTTTAATGGACAAGGCAGGAACCTTTGTTTTTTCATCGGCATCATCAAATTTAACGGAATTTGCGCAGGAGGAAGAAGTACAGGAAAATCTCAAAATTTTAAATACTAAAATTATAGGTGTAGATGCCTTATTTAAAGCAAGACTTTTTGAAAAATTATGGTTGGAGACCACCAAATTAAAAATGGGTACTAGTTCTGATCTTATCTACAACAACTATCTGCTTCCTTTATCCAAAACCAATGCGCAAAAAGAAATACGGGACATAACAGATAAAATTGAGCTCGACAATCGTCTGAGAATAGGAGCCATGGCACCGGAAATTCGTTGGAAAGATAAGGGAACAGACAGAAAACTGAGTGACCTTTCTGGAGCGCAGAACTACGTGGTGCTATTTTGGAGCAGCACCTGTTCCCATTGCTTAAAGGAGGTCCCTGAGTTATATACGGAATTGAAGGATTCTAAAAAAGCACAAGTGTTGGCCTTAGGCTTGGAGGATGACGACATATCATGGAAGGCCGAATCTGCAAAATTGACCGGCTTTACCCATGTCCTTGGCTTGGGAAAATGGGAAAATGAATATGTTTATCTTTATAATGTGCATCAAACCCCTACCTATTTTGTTTTGGACGCCCAAAAAAGAATAGTGGCCAAACCTTCTGATTTGGACGAATTACTATCCTTTTTAAAAAAATAGGAGCGGATTGATGCTACTAAAGGGCTTTTAAATCCTTAATCGTCTTAAAGGCTGTATCAACCTGCTCATCATTCACTATAATAGTAAATTCATTAGTGGTGGAAATGACCTCGAACAATACAATCCCTTCCCAAGCCAAGCGCTGGAAAATAAAGTAATAGATACCGGGTACGGATACGTTCTCCGCCGGCAATTTAACGGTAATGGAAGAAAGATTGGTTGCCTTTTGGGTACATTTTTCATTTTTGAACAGCTCCTGTACGGTATCGTCCAACAGGTTGCTGACCACAATGTTCATTTCATTGACGCCCCGTGAGGAAGTGTAAAAAACATCCTTATTTTTGTTGACTTCCTTTATTAATTGTGTCTGGTTGTCTAGAATTGATTCTGAAACCAAAAAAGTAAAATCGGTGAGGGAAGAACGCACGGTGATTTCTCCAATATTCTTAAGTACCTTGATTATTTTATGGGTTGCCCTAAATTCCAAATCATCAGAAAGCCTTTTTAAAGCCATAACAATAGCACCATTCCTGATATCCTTTCCCAATTCTTCTTCTATTTCCGGCCTAACAAGCCTAGAAAGGGAGGTGAGATTGATGATTCCTTGGGCGAGGGCACTTTGAAGGAAGGGCTTCTTTTTGATATACTCCTCTACGACAGATGAAATTGTTTTCATTTTAATGCAATGGTTTGGTTGTGCCTGCAAATATAACAATTTGTTACAAATAAAACAATTTCAATTTCACATAAAGTCGTCGTTTTGAATAAATTACAGTCGAAATCGTCCGTTCGCAAATTAATGCGCAAAATATAGGGTCAATAATTGTGAAATTCCTAGACTTAAAGGTTTTTCCAATAGTAGGAATATCAATACTTAAAAGCAACCATTTCCTATCAAGGTATAACCATCTCAAACACCCCGTAACTAATAGATTAAAAATGATAAAAAGCATCCTCAAGATGCTCCAAATTAAAGGTGCCTTGTTGTTTAAAAATGGTAATGATGTCGAAACGTACTGAAACATCCAGATCATTTTCCATCACATAGTGGTCAGCGGCCATAACCAGCAATTGCTTCTTTTTTGTAGTTACCGTTTCCGCAATATTGGCGATAAAATTGGTGCTTCTGGATTTGACCTCAATGATTGCCAAATCGGAGCCTTTCAAGGCTACAATATCAATTTCGGCTTTTAAATATCTGTAATTGCGGTATTTAATGGTATAGCCCTTGGCTATCAAATAATCGGTTGCAATTTGCTCGCCTACCTTTCCAAATTCGTTATGTTTCCCCATAATAAATTCTATATATGCTAAAATTAAGTGCAGTTGGTCGAAAATATACGCACTTCACCGTCTAAATAATTTTTATGCACGTAATTTAAATGCCGATTCAACGAATTTAGCTGATTACTAATACTATACAATAGCTTTTAAACGTTTATTAGTATCCCCAAAACTATGAACCTAGATAACAACGCCACAAACACCATGGAATTCTTTATTAATTGTAATACCTCCAGTTTAGCTACTTATACTGCACCTTTGGATAAGATGAAAGCTGCGCATTTGTACAGAAGACTGGGGTTTAGCGCTTCTTTTCAGACCATAGATCAGGCGGTAGGACAATCTGCAACAGCCTTAGTGGACAGTTTGATCAATGAGGCTGTAAACATGACACCTTTGACCGCACCAACTTGGGCAGATTGGAACAATAGTAACTATCCCGAGGATGACGATGCGCGTCGTGCCCTTCGAAATTCACAAATTGGAGAATGGAAATTGGCCTATGCCAATGGCCTAATCGACAACAACCTTAGAGACCGTCTCAGTTTTTTCTGGAGCAACCATTTTGTTACGGAATTGGATGTGTACGACTGTAATTCATTTTTGTATTATTATACCGACTGTCTACAGCGAAACGCTATTGGTAACTTTAAGACCTTTGTGCATGAAATTGGTCTTACCAATGCCATGTTGTTCTACTTGGATGGAGCTTATAATAATAGTAACCGACCCAATGAGAACTATGCCCGTGAACTCTATGAACTTTTTTCATTAGGGGAAGGCAATGGCTATTCGGAACAGGATATTATTGAAACCGCCAGAGCGTTGACCGGATATGTGGAAAGAGGTGAGATTGGGTGCACCCCAGTGACCTTCGACCCCACCAAACACGATACAGGGAGTAAGACCATTTTGGGGCAGACCGGAAACTGGGGATATGATGATGTGATCAATATTCTCTTCCAAGAAAGACCCAATGAAATAGCCCGTTATATTTGCACCAAACTATATGAGTTCTTTGTGCACCCAGATTCTAATGATGATGCGGGAAATGCGCAAACTATTATAGATGGCATGGCAACTACAATGGTCTCAAGTAACTTTGAGATTGCTCCAGTACTATCACAACTTTTCAAAAGCCAGCATTTTTTTGACGATGAAGCCATTGGGGTAATAATAAAAAGCCCTTATGATCTGTTCTTGAATTTGCTAAAAGAAACAGGTTTCTTCTATGATGATAGTGTCATGAGCCAAATTATTGAAACGACCAGAATGTTGAGTCAAGAGCTTTTTGACCCGGTGGATGTTGCCGGTTGGCAAAGGGACAGATCGTGGATCAATACTAATTTCATGATCGGGAGATGGCTCTCACTAGAATTTATGTTTGATGGCTTTTATGGTTACAATGCGGAACAGTTCCGTGCTTTTGCCGTGGCCGCTGTAGGCCCAGGTAATAGCGGCACCAGTAATCCCAGGATTGTGGTGGAGGCCATCGTGAACAAACTGACCCCAAAAGGTTTATTGACCGAGGCAGATTTCAACAATGCCCTTTCTGCATTTACAATAGAGGATGTTCCACAAGAATACTACGGTTCAGATTATATAGAAGGAGGTTTAGGTCTTTGGATGTTGGACATCAGCCCGGAGGTACCCTACCAAGTTTATCTTCTGTTACAACACCTAGCCAGACAACCAGAATTCCAATTAAAATAAAACCTACGACCATGTGCAATAATATACATATCCCTATAAATCACCATAACGATAAAGACGGTCACGACCATGAACACAAATTTTGGAGTAGACGTTCCTTTATGCAGGCCCTGGGAATTGCAGGATCGGGTTCTATGATGTTGGGAAGTAATTTTCTTACGGCCTCTGCCCCTTCGCCGTTGACGGCGGCCATAAATATGGCGGAAACGGACAATATTCTTATCCTTATTAGACTATCTGGTGGAAACGATGGACTAAGTACAGTCATCCCCATTGAACAATACGATGCCTATGCGAATGCAAGGCCGAATATCTACATTCCTGAAAGCAAGATTTTAAAGCTTACTGATGAATTTGGTGTGCCTTCCTATATGAGGTCCTTGCAGCCAATGTGGGCAGACGGACAGTTTAAGGCTGTTCACGGGGTAGGATATGAAGGACAGAGTCTCTCCCATTTTACAGGCTCCGATATCTTTGCCAATACCGATTTGACCACCACTGGTTTTAGTGGGCTGAATACGGGATGGATGGGTCGTCATTTTGAAAACATCTATCCAGATTATCTGGTCAACCCACCAGAATCCCCAGCGGCCATACAAATTGGTCAGTTTGGTAGTTTGGTATTCCAAGGGGAAGAGACCAACTACGCCTTTGTCACCAATAACATTGATCAATTGGAGCAAATTGCGGAAACAGGACAACAATACAGCCTGGATGATACCCTATTTAATGACTGTATGTATGGAGACCAACTGAAATTCCTTAGGGGAGTAGCAAATACCACCTATGAATATTCAGGTAAAATCCATGCAGCCTATGAAAGGGGACAAAATCAGGTAGAATACCAAAACAATGGCTTTGCCCGTCAATTGGCCCTTTTGGCCCGCTTGATAAAGGGAAATTTGGGCACCAAAGTATATATGATCTCCATGGGTGGATTTGATACCCACGGAAACCAGCCTTTGGCACATGAAAGGTTAATGACCAACCTATCCGTTGCGATTGATAATTTCTACGATGATTTGGGCTTCACCCAACAAGACGATAAAGTATTGAGTATGACCTTCTCAGAGTTCGGAAGAAGGATCTTTGAAAATGGTTCCAATGGAACCGATCATGGCAAGGCAGCTCCTACCCTATTTTTTGGGTCTGGACTAAATGGCAGTGCCTTTGTTGGTGACCACCCTACCCTGGACAATCCAGATGGGCGGGGGAATTTGGAATATACGATGGACTTTAGGGACCTATATGCCACTGTTTTGGCAGAATGGCTTTGTGTCCCCATTCCTTTGGTGGAACAGCACTTGTTGAACCACCCCTATGCCCCGGTAAACCTTGGTTTTAATTGTAGCGGAGTGGAATTCCCGGACGTCGTTTATAGTGATGGTGAACCAACACTACCAACACCCGTTGGAGAAGATCCAACCCCAGAATTGCTGAACGCTATTGTTCACAAACCTTTTTATCCTACCAAAGAGGCCCCACATATCTATTTGGAAATGCCTTTTAGTGCCCATGTGGACATCCAATTGTACAATATCCTTGGCCAGAACCTAGGTACTGTATTCAATGAAATGATGTTTGAAGGGTCTACCGAAATAAATATTAGAGAACGTATGTCCCTATCTTTGGCAGCTGGTAAATACATTTACAGAATACAAGTACAGGACCAAAAGATGAGTAAATCTGTCATGGTCGTATAAACTACCCCTACTTATGAAAAAGGCCTTTTGCCAAATGTAATTTCGTGATAGAACGTGATAGCAGGCAGAAGGCCTTTCTTTTTTGAACTATTGTAGGTTACGGCCTGACAAAAATCTTTATTTTTGTGCCCAAATTCATATTTGATGTCTCAGAATCAAGAAAGTCCATCTAGATATACCATTACCGCAGCCCTACCCTATACCAACGGCCCCATTCATATCGGCCATTTGGCTGGGGTTTATGTGCCTGCGGATATATATTCCCGCTACCTCCGTTTAACAGGAAAGGACATAGCCTTTGTTTGTGGAAGTGACGAGCATGGGGTGGCCATTTCCATGAAGGCGAAAAAAGAAGGGGTTACCCCTCAGGAAATTATTGATAAATATCACGGGATCATCAAACAATCTTTCGAAGATTTTGGGATCTCCTTTGATAATTACTCGAGGACATCTGCAAAAGTACATCACGATACCGCATCGGAATTCTTTCAGACTCTCTACAAAAAAGGGGATTTTATCGAAGAGGTTACCGAACAATTGTACGATGCCGAAGCCAAACAATTTTTGGCGGACCGCTTTGTAACCGGAACCTGTCCCAAATGTGGGCATGAAGAGGCCTATGGTGACCAATGTGAGAACTGTGGATCTACCTTGAATGCTACAGATCTTATCAATCCCAAATCCACGATATCTGGGGGAGTGCCCACCATGAAAGAAACCAAACACTGGTTTTTGCCTTTGGACAGGTATGAGGACTTCCTAAAGGAATGGATTTTGGAGGATCATAAAGGTGATTGGAAACCCAATGTTTATGGGCAATGTAAATCCTGGATCGACGATGGCTTGAAACCAAGAGCCGTAACCCGAGATCTGGATTGGGGGATTCCAGTTCCCGTGGAAGGTGGTGAAGGCAAGGTGCTTTATGTCTGGTTCGATGCCCCTATCGGCTATATTTCATCCACCAAGGAATGGGCCGCAAGGGAAGGAAAGGACTGGGAGCCATATTGGAAGGCAAAGGATACCAAAATGGTTCATTTTATAGGAAAGGACAATATAGTTTTCCATTGCATCATTTTCCCTTCCATGTTAAAGGCACACGGAGATTACATCCTGCCGGAAAATGTCCCTGCCAACGAGTTTTTGAATTTGGAGGGCAACAAGTTATCCACCTCTAAAAACTGGGCCGTCTGGTTACATGAGTATCTGGTAGATTTCCCAGATATGCAGGACGTATTGCGCTATACCCTTACCGCCAATGCACCAGAGACCAAGGACAACGATTTTACCTGGAAAGACCTTCAGGCCAAAAACAATAATGAACTGGTTGCCATATTTGGTAATTTCATCAACCGCGTTGTGGTTTTGACCAATAAATATTATGAAGGGGTGGTTCCCAATCCATCAACTTTTACAGATGTGGATAAGGAAACTTTGGCCGAACTGCAAAAATATCCATCCATCCTGTCGAGTTCCATTGAACGCTACCGTTTCCGTGAAGCCAGTCAGGAACTAATGAACCTGGCGCGTTTAGGGAATAAGTACCTGGCAGATGAAGAGCCTTGGAAAGTAATCAAACAAGATGAAGAAAGGGTTCAGACCATTATGTACGTTGCCCTTCAGATTGCATCTGCCTTGGCTATTCTAAGTGAACCGTTCTTGCCTTTTACGGCCAAAAAGCTAAAAAATATGTTGGCCATTGATACAGATTTGGAGTGGAAGGATGTAGGGACCAAAGAAGATCTTTTACCGGGCGGTCACCAAATCAACAAAGGGGAACTATTGTTCAGTAAAATAGAGGACGAAACCATACAAAAGCAATTGGACAAATTGGAAGCTACAAAAAAAGCGAACGAGCAGATGAACAAGGAAGCGACACCACAAAAAGACACGATCACCTTTGACGATTTTACAAAATTGGATATGCGTGTGGGCACCATCATAGAAGCAGAAAAAATGCCGAAGGCCAAGAAATTATTGGTATTGAAAGTGGATACCGGCTTGGACGTGCGTACCATTGTTTCAGGAATAGCCGAAAGCTTTACCCCTGAGGAGATCATAGGAAAAAAAGTAACCGTTTTGGTTAATTTGGCCCCAAGAGCCCTTAGAGGTGTGGATAGTGAGGGCATGATCCTGATGACCGAAAATACAGATGGAAAACTTGTTTTCGTTAACCCAGACACTGATGGTGTCAGTAATGGAGAGACTATCAATTAGTATTTTTTGTCTCCTCGAGCGCAGTCGAGAGGTATTCAGGAGGTGTCGACTGTGCTTGACCTGACAAAACTAAATGAAGTCCAGTTTTGTTATGGCAAAAAGGCTTGACTTGACAAACCTTAAAGCATAAAAAGTTGGGGATGTCCCCTCGAGCGCAGTCGAGAGGTCTATCGGTTACTCTTAATTCAAATACATGAAACTCTATTTTGTCTACATTTTGCTATGTTCAGATGGGTTAACCTATACCGGAATCACAAATGATTTGGCGAGAAGAATAATGGAACATGAAAATGGAATGAACAATTTCAGTTTTACTTTTAAACGAAGACCCGTTAGATTAATTTTTCAACAAGAATTCAATAAGGTTGAACAAGCCATTCATTTTGAGAAAAAAATAAAGAAATGGAGCGCAAAAAAGAAATTGGCATTGGCATCTGGAGAATTTGATTTGTTACAAATTTTAGCTGAATCCAGAAATGCTACCCATTCCGATTACAACCCAGATGAGCAAAATCAAGGTCTCAACTCCGCTCTACCTGACAAAACCAAATGAAGTCCAGTTTTGTTATGGCAAAAAGGCTTGACTCGACAAAGCTTAAAGCATTAAAAGTTGAGGATGTCCCCTCGAGCGCAGTCGAGAGGTATTCAGGAGGTCTCGACTGCGCTCGACCTGACAAAACTAAATCAAGTCCCTGTTTAAGAGAGGATGTAAAGCACAACCCATAGGCCAATCAAAAAAGAAGCTCGTAAATTTTTGCCAACATTCACATTTTTCAAACATCACTTATTATCTTGCTGCTTAATATAAAACATACGTCCCCTCGAGCGCAGTCGAGAGGTCTTTATAGCGAAAAGGTCACGACTGCGCTCGAACCGACAAATTAAAATAGTATGCTACTGATCCCCTACATTGCCAAACACACCCAACTGCCTATAAAAAGTATAGAAAACACGGTTGCCCTCTTAAATGAGGACTGCACCGTGCCTTTTATATCCCGCTACCGAAAGGAACGTACCGGAAACCTGGACGAGGTACAGATTGGGGATATTGTTACGTTCAAGGCACAATATGAAGCGTTGGAAAAACGTAAAAAGGCCATTCTGAAAGCCTTGGAGGAGCAGGAAGTGTTGACCCCTGAACTCAAAAAAACCATTGAGGCCACAGATGACCTTGTGACCTTGGAGGACATCTACCTGCCCTTTAAAAAGAGTAGAAAGACCAAAGCAGAAACCGCGAGGAAAAATGGCTTGGAGCCGTTGGCAAAAATTATCATGGCCCAAAACGCAGCGGAAGTAGAATATATCGCCTCCCAATATGTAAGCAAGGATGTCCCAAACGAGGATGACGCACTTGAAGGTGCAAGACACATCATCTCTGAGTGGATCAATGAGCGTCTGGACATAAGAAACCAAATCAGAAATCAGCTGGAGAAATTTGCGCAGATCACCACCAAAGTGATCGGCACAAAGAAAGAGGATGAAAAGGCGCAGAAGTTTCGGGATTATTTTGATTGGAGCGAATCCCTAAGCAGATGTCCCTCACATCGACTTTTGGCCATTCTAAGGGCCGAAAACGAGGGGTTTATCAGGGTGAAAATTGAAATTGATGACGACAAGGCCATCTCTAAAATAGAGGACCGAATCATTAAAACCAACAATTCCTGTTCGGAACAAATTAAATTGGCGGTACAAGATGCTTACAAGCGACTTCTTTTGCCTTCCCTATCCAATGAAACCCTAAAATTGGCCAAAGAAAAAGCAGACGAAGCGGCCATTGGTGTTTTCTCCAAAAACCTAAAGCAATTATTGTTGGGCTCACCCCTAGGGGAAAAGAGGATCTTGGCCATCGACCCTGGATTTAGAACAGGCTGCAAAGTGGTTTGCCTAAGTGCCCAGGGAGATCTGGAGCACAATGAGACCATCTACCCCCATGCCCCTCAAAATGACACCTCTGGGGCCATTAAAAAGATCAGTTCATTAACGGATGCTTATAAAATCGAGGCTATTGCCATTGGCAATGGAACGGCCTCCAGAGAAACGGAGCAGCTCATCAAACGCATCCAATTTAAAAATCCCATAGAAGTCTTTGTGGTCAGTGAAGCGGGAGCTTCTATCTATTCGGCTTCCAAAATTGCCCGGGATGAATTTCCCAACTACGATGTGACCGTTAGGGGCGCAGTCTCCATAGGGAGGCGCTTGGCAGATCCTTTGGCCGAACTGGTAAAGATAGATGCCAAATCAATAGGCGTGGGGCAGTACCAGCACGATGTGGACCAGACCAAACTTAAAAATTCCCTGGATACCGTTGTGGAAAGCTGCGTGAATTTTGTGGGGGTGAACATCAATACCGCCAGTATTTCC encodes the following:
- the mfd gene encoding transcription-repair coupling factor, which translates into the protein MSKKIAPQLFSQSLQLQKLRKSIADPQIHIRLKGLTGSALSFAVKEAFHDAGAPFLLILNDKEEAAYHLNDLEQLVGESDVLFYPGSYRRPYQIEETDNANVLLRAEVLNRINSRKKPAIIVTYPDALFEKVVTRKELDKNTLKIKLEDTLSLDFLNEVLFEYKFKRVDFVTEPGEFSVRGGIVDVFSFSHDEPYRIEFFGDEVDSIRTFDVETQLSTLKVKKITIIPNVENKFLDESRESFLKYISANTVVFAKNLDLLFDRMDSLFAKAEEAFKTLSEDIKHGEPKELFVSSSFLKEQLNDYSLIEVGTQFNKNLRSSPPEIITFNTKPQPSFNKKFDLLIENLNDNNDKGYNNYIFCATDQQAKRFHDIFDEVGKQVHYQTVVFPLYQGFIDDDLKIVIYTDHQIFERYLKFHLKNGYAKKQAITLKDLNKLEIGDYVTHIDHGIGKFGGLQKIDVEGKKQEAIKLVYGERDILYVSIHSLHKISKFNGKDGKEPKIYKLGSGAWKKVKEKAKSRVKQIAFNLIKIYAKRRLEKGFQYAPDSYLQHELEASFIYEDTPDQSKSTEDIKRDMESERPMDRLVCGDVGFGKTEVAIRAAFKAVDNGKQVAVLVPTTILAFQHFKTFNERLKEMPVTVEYLNRFRTAKEKKDTLERLGEGKVDIIIGTHQLVNKKVQFKDLGLLIVDEEQKFGVAVKDKLKSIKENVDVLTLTATPIPRTLQFSLMAARDLSVINTAPPNRYPIESEVIRFNEETIRDAISYEIQRGGQVFFIHNRIENIKEVAGMIQRLVPDAKIGIGHGQLDGKKLESLMLAFMNNEFDVLVSTTIVESGLDVSNANTIFINNANNFGLSDLHQMRGRVGRSNKKAFCYFITPPYDVMTNDARKRIQALEQFTDLGSGFNIAMKDLEIRGAGDLLGGEQSGFINDIGFDAYQKILNEAIEELKENEFKDLYEEIGGNAREKVFVKDTQIDADFELLFPDDYINNVTERLNLYTELNEIKDEAGLHKFETELVDRFGELPSQAEDLLNSVRIKWIANSIGLEKVVLKQGKMIGYFISDQQSAFYRSTSFTQVLQFVQTNAHLCKIKEKQTRGGLRLLLVFENIKSLDKALKAFQPFAKTPEPVS
- a CDS encoding TlpA family protein disulfide reductase; this encodes MYKSLLFFFLIAGTSLCAQHTISGPFSPSADFKWVMAYQLKPSSQEYVTAGPVKNGNLELVMPKTAEAGLYRMVYAIPTDEFYFDVIYSGKEDIQLAFNTSNGVSFTSSEENGTYLAYLKEINAAEKKLADYYANGQKEKAKFNAIVNDLEQTQYSFETKSEGMIAHNFIKANRPYIPLQQESPEQYELSKKEHFFDELDFNNPILQSSGFLMDKAGTFVFSSASSNLTEFAQEEEVQENLKILNTKIIGVDALFKARLFEKLWLETTKLKMGTSSDLIYNNYLLPLSKTNAQKEIRDITDKIELDNRLRIGAMAPEIRWKDKGTDRKLSDLSGAQNYVVLFWSSTCSHCLKEVPELYTELKDSKKAQVLALGLEDDDISWKAESAKLTGFTHVLGLGKWENEYVYLYNVHQTPTYFVLDAQKRIVAKPSDLDELLSFLKK
- a CDS encoding aspartate kinase — translated: MKTISSVVEEYIKKKPFLQSALAQGIINLTSLSRLVRPEIEEELGKDIRNGAIVMALKRLSDDLEFRATHKIIKVLKNIGEITVRSSLTDFTFLVSESILDNQTQLIKEVNKNKDVFYTSSRGVNEMNIVVSNLLDDTVQELFKNEKCTQKATNLSSITVKLPAENVSVPGIYYFIFQRLAWEGIVLFEVISTTNEFTIIVNDEQVDTAFKTIKDLKAL
- a CDS encoding YraN family protein, with amino-acid sequence MGKHNEFGKVGEQIATDYLIAKGYTIKYRNYRYLKAEIDIVALKGSDLAIIEVKSRSTNFIANIAETVTTKKKQLLVMAADHYVMENDLDVSVRFDIITIFKQQGTFNLEHLEDAFYHF
- a CDS encoding DUF1800 domain-containing protein, whose amino-acid sequence is MNLDNNATNTMEFFINCNTSSLATYTAPLDKMKAAHLYRRLGFSASFQTIDQAVGQSATALVDSLINEAVNMTPLTAPTWADWNNSNYPEDDDARRALRNSQIGEWKLAYANGLIDNNLRDRLSFFWSNHFVTELDVYDCNSFLYYYTDCLQRNAIGNFKTFVHEIGLTNAMLFYLDGAYNNSNRPNENYARELYELFSLGEGNGYSEQDIIETARALTGYVERGEIGCTPVTFDPTKHDTGSKTILGQTGNWGYDDVINILFQERPNEIARYICTKLYEFFVHPDSNDDAGNAQTIIDGMATTMVSSNFEIAPVLSQLFKSQHFFDDEAIGVIIKSPYDLFLNLLKETGFFYDDSVMSQIIETTRMLSQELFDPVDVAGWQRDRSWINTNFMIGRWLSLEFMFDGFYGYNAEQFRAFAVAAVGPGNSGTSNPRIVVEAIVNKLTPKGLLTEADFNNALSAFTIEDVPQEYYGSDYIEGGLGLWMLDISPEVPYQVYLLLQHLARQPEFQLK
- a CDS encoding DUF1501 domain-containing protein — translated: MCNNIHIPINHHNDKDGHDHEHKFWSRRSFMQALGIAGSGSMMLGSNFLTASAPSPLTAAINMAETDNILILIRLSGGNDGLSTVIPIEQYDAYANARPNIYIPESKILKLTDEFGVPSYMRSLQPMWADGQFKAVHGVGYEGQSLSHFTGSDIFANTDLTTTGFSGLNTGWMGRHFENIYPDYLVNPPESPAAIQIGQFGSLVFQGEETNYAFVTNNIDQLEQIAETGQQYSLDDTLFNDCMYGDQLKFLRGVANTTYEYSGKIHAAYERGQNQVEYQNNGFARQLALLARLIKGNLGTKVYMISMGGFDTHGNQPLAHERLMTNLSVAIDNFYDDLGFTQQDDKVLSMTFSEFGRRIFENGSNGTDHGKAAPTLFFGSGLNGSAFVGDHPTLDNPDGRGNLEYTMDFRDLYATVLAEWLCVPIPLVEQHLLNHPYAPVNLGFNCSGVEFPDVVYSDGEPTLPTPVGEDPTPELLNAIVHKPFYPTKEAPHIYLEMPFSAHVDIQLYNILGQNLGTVFNEMMFEGSTEINIRERMSLSLAAGKYIYRIQVQDQKMSKSVMVV